The Paracoccus sp. MA DNA segment TGCGGCTAGAGTTTCGTGAATCGGTGAGCTGCTGCGCCGACTGCGCCGACGCATGCCGGCCAATCCAGCCACCTGAGCGGCTGATCGAGAATCGCAACGAGGAATTGCCGGTCGCCGCCGATGGCCACGGCCAGCACCACAGTCAGGGCGGCGAGGCAGCCACCGAACAAGGCGGCTGCGACAACCTTCTCGATGCCGCTCATTGGGTTACTCCTTTATCTTTCCTCGGCGGATTATCGCTCAAAACGCCTAGACCGGCGTAATCTGTTCACCTATTGTTCCCTCAGGGAAGGACTGCTGCATATGACGGACGACATGGCTACCGAAGGCTTCAAACTGCTGCCGACAACACAGAAGCAAGCGCTGCTTGTCATTGTCCGCGGTCTTTTTGACCGCCAAGAAGATTCCGAACAATCGTCCGAATCACGGTCCGATTCTCTTGTGAAAGCTTCCGATACATCTGCTCGAATTCCAGATCGTCCTCGCTCTCGGGCAAGGGATGTCCCGTGATCTGGGATATCGCTACGGCTTCCTCGCCGCGAACCCGCCGACTGCCGGTCATCTTGTGGACCATGGAGCGGTCATAGGTTCCCAGCCCTTCCACGCGGCTTAGCGCATCCGCAAGGGCTTGTTGGGTCATATTTGCCGCTTCCAATGCATCGCGCACCCATTGGTTCATGGGCGATGCCGGTCGGCTCTTGTATTTTGCTATTCCAGCCATGGCCGATTTGTAGCGCATGCGGCTACAAGTGTCAGTTGCCAAAATAGCTACAATGCCCGTTGCCCATTGTAGCCGTCATCGCTACAATGGCGACATGGAACCTGCTCAATCTATCATCAGAACATTCGGCGGTTGTGCTGCCGTGGCGCGAATCTGCGGGGTTCACCGCACTCGCCCGTGGAAATGGACGCAGCCGAAAGACAAGGGCGGCACGGACGGAGTCATCCCCCGTGAGCATGCCGAGAAACTGATCAAAGCCGGTCATGCCATCGGCTTTGACGTTCCGCCTTCGGCCTTCGTCCCGGCCTTTGCGGGGGAAGAGCGATGACCGAGGCACCGCAAGACAAGCGCATGTTGGTGGCCGGGGCGCTGATGGCAGGCCTGGGCTATGAGGACGCCGCGGTCCAGCATGATTTTCCCGTGGCTGAGGCTCGGGCGATCTTCGCTGACCTGCATCAGAAGCGGCTGCTCGGCCTGATCGTCGCCGAATCACGCCGGCGGGCGGCCAGGCCATGACGGCGCTGCCGCAAGTTGAGGGCGGCTGGCAGATCGTCTATGCCGACCCGGCGTGGAAGTTCGCCAGCAATAGCGCCGCGAAGCCGGGCCGGAACTGCCGCCGGCACTATCCCACCATGACGGTCGAGGACGTCGCCGCCATGCCGGTGCGGGAGATCGTCGCGGATCAGGCGCTGCTGTTGCTCTGGATCACGGTGCCGCATGAGCATCGGGCCAATGAGGTGATCTCGGCCTGGGGCTTCAAACCGATCTCTCGCTTGGTCTGGGACAAGGGCAGGATCGGCACGGGTTATTGGGCTCGGAACCGGCACGAGCCCTGCATCATCGCCAAGCGCGGCCGCTTTCCGTGCCCCATGCCGGCGCTCTTCCCGACCAGCATCATCCCCGGCACGCGGCGCGAGCATAGCCGCAAGCCGGAATGGATTCCCGAAATCATCGACGCACGACTGCCCGACCTGCGGAAGATCGAGCTTTTCGCGCGCCGCGAACGCCCCGGCTGGACCGTCTGGGGCAATGAAACCAGCCGGTTCGAGCCGGCGCACATCACCATGCCATAGGGGACAGTCACATGAACATGCAGACCACGACCGTCGCGCCGGCCCGGCACCAGCTTTTCAATCCCAAGACCCGCACGCTCCAGTTCCGCGCCTGGCAGATCGCGCAGCGCGAGGGCGGGAACGTCACCCGCGAACAGATCGCGGCAGAGTTGGGGATCGAGATGTCCCGCATGATCCGACTGCTGCGCGACGAGAAATGGGCGTCGGCCCTGCGGACGAGCCGGCTCGACCTTAACGACCGGCCCAGGCACGAGGTCGGATTCGTTCGCGAGGCCGAGGACTTTGCCCGCCAGCTCGGCGCCGTTCTCGCTGGTCAATACGAATAAGGGCCAGCCGGTGACCGTCAGCTATGAGCAGGCGCGCCGCTTCTACGCCGCGATCCGGGCCGAGCGCCTGGACCTGGGCGACGCGGCCCGCCGGGCCCGGCTGAAATTCCATGAAGCCGCGGAGATATGGGCGAAGGGCGTGGCCGCGAAGCGCCTGCGCATCGCCGAAGATCATCCCGGCTTCCGCTACATCGAGGAACTGAAGGACGATGGCTCCTAGAACGAAGCCGATCAAGCACGGCACCAGCACCGCCTATATCCGGCACAAATGTCGATGCGATGCATGCCGATCCGCGGAAACGGAACGGCAGCGGCGCTGGCGTGCGCGATGGATCGCCGGTGTGGCTGGCTCGCGTAGCCAGAATAGCACCGTGGTCGTGCCAGTCTCCGTTCGGGGGACCGTTTACCCGTCCATCACCGCCGCCGCTCGCGCGCTTGGCGTGATGCCCAGCACGATCAGCGGACACCTGTCGAAGCACGGGCACTGCGATCTTGTCGGCGTGGGATACAAGGGCCCGAACCGCAACAAGGGCGGCCACCATTCCACTCCTTGTCTGATCCATGGGCGCAAGTTCCGCAGCATCAAGGCGGCGGCCGACTATCTCGGCGTGGGCTATCCAGGCCTCTACAAGGCGATGACCCGCGGCATGTCGCCAGCCGTGTCGGACAAGCTTCTGGTCGCCCTGATGCGCGCCGACGCAGCGGCCGCGGCAGCGAGGATGGCCGCAGAATGACCGCGCTCCGTGTGTTGATCGCCTGCGAATGCAGCGGCATCGTGCGTCGCGCCTTTGCCGATCTCGGCCACGACGCATGGTCCTGTGATCTGATGCCGGCCGAGGACCGCAGCAACCGTCACATCGTCGGGGATGTGCGCGACCTGCTGCATGATGGCTGGGATCTGCTGGCGGTGATGCATCCGCCCTGCACCCGGCTTGCGAATAGCGGGGTTCGCTGGCTGTCCGAGCCGCCGAAGAACCCGCCCGACGAGGCGACGGATTTCGAGAAGGCGCGTTGGTCGAGCATGACGCGCGAGATGAAGCTGGCCGTCATGTGGCGGCTGCTGGACGAAGGCGCCGAGTTATTCAGCGTCTGCTGGAACGCCCCAATCCCGCGCGTCGCGGTCGAGAACCCTGTGATGCACAAGCACGCCAAGGTCCGCATCCGCGGCTATCAGCCGTTCGCGCAGAGCGTCCAGCCGTGGCAGTTCGGGTGCGACGAAGCCGGCCCGGACAACGTGAAAAAGCGCACCTGCCTGTGGCTTCGCGGCCTGCCCAAGCTCAAGCCGACCGGCACACTGGATGGCAGCACGGCACGCGACGAGATCCACCGCGCGGCGCCGGGGCCGAACCGCAAGGCGGATCGGTCGCGATTTTTTCCCGGCCTTGCGGCGGCGATGGCCGCGCAGTGGGGCGGATATGCAGCCGAGAGGATGGCGGCATGATCCAGCACATCGTCAACATCAGCGGCGGCAAGGACTCGACGGCCTGCTACCTGCTGGCGCTCCAGCGCGGGGTGCCGTTCCGGGCGGTCATGGCCGATACGGGC contains these protein-coding regions:
- a CDS encoding MT-A70 family methyltransferase, with amino-acid sequence MTALPQVEGGWQIVYADPAWKFASNSAAKPGRNCRRHYPTMTVEDVAAMPVREIVADQALLLLWITVPHEHRANEVISAWGFKPISRLVWDKGRIGTGYWARNRHEPCIIAKRGRFPCPMPALFPTSIIPGTRREHSRKPEWIPEIIDARLPDLRKIELFARRERPGWTVWGNETSRFEPAHITMP
- a CDS encoding NUMOD1 domain-containing DNA-binding protein gives rise to the protein MAPRTKPIKHGTSTAYIRHKCRCDACRSAETERQRRWRARWIAGVAGSRSQNSTVVVPVSVRGTVYPSITAAARALGVMPSTISGHLSKHGHCDLVGVGYKGPNRNKGGHHSTPCLIHGRKFRSIKAAADYLGVGYPGLYKAMTRGMSPAVSDKLLVALMRADAAAAAARMAAE